Proteins from a single region of Chitinivorax sp. B:
- a CDS encoding glutamine--tRNA ligase/YqeY domain fusion protein has translation MSSDNTTPVISNFIRSIIDDDLATGKHKGIITRFPPEPNGYLHVGHAKSICLNFGLAEDYQGQCNLRFDDTNPEKESVEYAESIQADIKWLGYQWNGEVKWASDYFDRLYDLAEELIRAGKAYVCELTAEQMREYRGNFSELGKNSPYRDRSVDENLDLFRRMKAGEFPDGSKTLRLKIDMTSPNLNLRDPVFYRIRRAHHIRTGDKWCIYPMYDYTHCISDAIEHITHSLCTLEFEAHRPLYDWVLDNISIGCHPQQIEFSRAELLYAVTSKRKLNQLVTEGLVTGWDDPRMPTISGMRRRGYSPAGIRLFAQRCGVSKSENVMDYSVLEGAVRETLEAEDPRVMAVLDPIKVTLTNFEPGVTSYRSAPFHPHHPEFGERDVTISPVIYIERDDFAEVPPAGWQRLTPGGEVRLRYSYVMKCDEVIKDADGRVIELKCSLDPATLGQNPVGRKVKGVIHWVSAEHAVEAEVRLYDRLFTVERPDAVRGDDGEYVDFKQFINPNSLKVVTGYIEACVKDAVPETRYQFERIGYFVTDRYDHQPGSKLVFNRTVGLKDSWAKQN, from the coding sequence ATGAGCAGCGACAACACAACGCCCGTCATTTCCAATTTCATCCGTTCGATCATCGACGACGATCTCGCCACGGGTAAGCACAAAGGCATCATCACCCGCTTCCCGCCTGAGCCGAACGGTTATCTACATGTTGGCCATGCCAAATCCATCTGCCTGAATTTCGGGCTGGCGGAAGACTATCAGGGCCAATGCAACCTGCGTTTCGATGACACCAACCCTGAAAAAGAATCGGTTGAGTATGCCGAATCCATCCAGGCTGATATCAAATGGCTGGGTTACCAGTGGAATGGCGAAGTAAAGTGGGCTTCCGATTATTTTGATCGGCTCTATGATTTGGCCGAAGAACTGATCCGTGCCGGCAAGGCTTATGTATGCGAGTTAACTGCAGAACAAATGCGCGAATATCGCGGCAATTTTTCCGAGCTCGGCAAGAATAGCCCTTACCGCGATCGCAGTGTAGATGAGAACCTTGATTTGTTCCGCCGCATGAAGGCAGGGGAATTCCCTGACGGCAGCAAAACCTTGCGCCTGAAAATCGACATGACTTCGCCCAACCTGAACCTGCGCGATCCGGTGTTCTATCGAATCCGCCGTGCACACCACATCCGTACTGGCGACAAGTGGTGCATCTATCCAATGTATGACTACACCCATTGCATCTCGGATGCCATCGAACACATCACCCATAGCCTGTGCACATTGGAGTTCGAGGCACATCGTCCATTATATGACTGGGTGCTGGATAACATCAGTATTGGATGTCACCCTCAGCAGATCGAATTTTCCCGTGCCGAATTGCTTTATGCCGTCACTTCCAAGCGCAAGCTGAATCAATTGGTAACCGAAGGCCTGGTAACCGGCTGGGATGATCCTCGCATGCCGACCATATCTGGCATGCGTCGTCGTGGCTATAGTCCGGCTGGTATTCGCTTGTTTGCACAACGTTGTGGTGTCTCCAAGAGCGAAAACGTCATGGACTATTCGGTACTGGAAGGTGCTGTACGTGAGACGCTGGAGGCCGAAGACCCGCGCGTCATGGCAGTGCTGGACCCAATCAAGGTCACGCTGACCAACTTTGAACCAGGTGTCACCAGCTACCGTTCCGCACCGTTCCACCCACACCACCCAGAATTCGGTGAGCGCGATGTGACAATTTCGCCAGTCATCTATATCGAACGGGATGACTTTGCCGAAGTGCCGCCAGCAGGCTGGCAGCGCCTGACACCGGGTGGCGAAGTACGGCTGCGCTACAGCTATGTGATGAAATGCGACGAGGTAATCAAGGATGCCGACGGTCGTGTCATTGAGCTGAAATGCTCACTGGACCCGGCGACCCTCGGACAGAATCCAGTTGGCCGCAAGGTCAAAGGCGTGATTCATTGGGTATCTGCTGAACATGCTGTCGAGGCGGAGGTGCGCCTGTATGACCGACTGTTCACCGTCGAGCGCCCAGATGCTGTACGTGGCGACGACGGCGAATATGTCGATTTCAAACAGTTCATCAATCCGAACTCATTGAAAGTGGTCACTGGCTATATCGAGGCATGCGTAAAGGATGCCGTACCTGAAACCCGTTATCAGTTCGAACGCATTGGCTATTTTGTGACCGACCGCTACGATCACCAGCCGGGTAGC
- a CDS encoding DMT family protein, protein MSPTLQTVLLLSASNVFMTFAWYGHLKDMSSKPWIIAALASWGIALFEYLLQVPANRIGHTTLSLSQLKIIQEVISLTVFVPFAVFYMQQPFKWDYVWAAMCILGAVYFMFRA, encoded by the coding sequence ATGTCTCCTACACTACAAACCGTTTTATTACTCTCGGCGTCCAACGTGTTCATGACGTTTGCCTGGTACGGCCACCTCAAAGACATGTCCAGCAAGCCCTGGATTATCGCCGCGCTGGCCAGTTGGGGTATCGCCTTGTTCGAATACCTGTTGCAGGTGCCTGCAAATCGCATCGGCCACACCACGCTCAGCCTGTCGCAGTTGAAGATCATTCAAGAAGTCATCTCACTGACCGTCTTTGTCCCCTTTGCAGTGTTCTATATGCAGCAACCGTTCAAATGGGATTATGTGTGGGCTGCCATGTGCATTCTGGGTGCGGTGTACTTCATGTTCCGGGCGTAA
- a CDS encoding tetratricopeptide repeat protein gives MKLRPIVSAAVFALLPLLSVQAAEPQEIAKMAKQGQYAQALERADKFLATNPKDAQVRFQKGLVLAEMNRTQEAIKVFTALSEDFPELPEPYNNLAVLYAAQNQYDKARQALEMAIQTHPSYSVAHENLGDIYAKLASQAYDKALQLDKSNSNANTKLSLIRELFSRAGSGRQQTNPATNPTPAPTAKASTPTTAPAPVPVPVVKPVATPAPISKPAEKPSTAAAPDSKPEPAKPAEPERQPKNSSDDAVVDDVLRTVNNWAQAWSSRKVAAYLEHYAKGFRPPNGEARSKWEDSRRDRIGRAKRIDIGVAQPQVKLEGSDRAVVSFIQRYSSDALKSTTGKTLVLAKTGGRWQIVEERLGR, from the coding sequence ATGAAATTGCGTCCGATTGTTTCAGCCGCTGTTTTTGCCTTGTTGCCGCTCTTGTCCGTCCAAGCTGCCGAGCCACAGGAAATCGCCAAAATGGCCAAACAGGGCCAGTATGCCCAAGCGCTGGAACGCGCTGACAAGTTCCTTGCCACCAATCCGAAGGATGCCCAGGTGCGATTTCAGAAGGGGCTGGTACTGGCGGAGATGAATCGTACACAGGAAGCCATCAAGGTTTTCACCGCCTTGTCGGAAGATTTTCCGGAATTGCCAGAGCCATACAATAATCTGGCAGTGCTGTACGCCGCCCAAAATCAGTATGACAAGGCCCGGCAGGCGCTGGAAATGGCGATTCAGACTCATCCCAGTTATTCCGTGGCCCATGAAAACCTGGGTGACATCTACGCCAAGCTGGCCAGTCAAGCCTATGACAAGGCATTGCAACTGGACAAAAGCAACAGCAACGCCAATACCAAGCTATCACTGATTCGTGAACTTTTCAGCCGTGCAGGTAGTGGTCGTCAGCAAACAAACCCAGCTACCAATCCCACGCCGGCCCCAACTGCCAAGGCTTCGACACCCACCACAGCGCCTGCTCCCGTGCCAGTTCCTGTGGTCAAGCCCGTAGCTACCCCCGCACCCATAAGCAAGCCGGCGGAGAAGCCCTCGACAGCTGCAGCGCCTGATTCAAAGCCGGAACCGGCCAAACCTGCGGAGCCTGAGAGGCAACCGAAGAATAGTAGTGATGATGCTGTGGTGGATGATGTCCTGCGTACGGTAAACAATTGGGCGCAGGCTTGGTCATCCCGCAAGGTTGCTGCCTACCTGGAGCACTATGCAAAAGGTTTTCGTCCACCCAATGGCGAAGCACGTAGCAAGTGGGAGGACTCCCGCCGCGACCGTATTGGTCGTGCCAAGCGTATCGACATAGGGGTGGCGCAGCCACAAGTCAAGCTGGAGGGAAGCGATCGCGCGGTAGTGTCGTTTATTCAACGCTACAGTTCAGATGCGCTGAAATCCACAACAGGTAAAACGCTGGTGTTAGCCAAGACCGGTGGTCGCTGGCAAATCGTCGAAGAGCGGCTTGGCCGCTAA